The following are encoded together in the Desulfococcus multivorans genome:
- a CDS encoding pyridoxamine 5'-phosphate oxidase family protein produces MRSFIQYGNQLRELFAAQQLAVLATDAGGRPYTSLVAFAATDDLKTLVFATLRETRKFSNITHNPHVSLLIDSRSNQVTDFQDAVALTALGTGEEVSGEARDTLLSLYLARHAHLSTFVRTPSCALVAVAVREYCLVSRFQNVDVWKMSQ; encoded by the coding sequence ATGCGGTCTTTCATTCAATATGGAAATCAGCTCCGGGAGCTCTTCGCCGCCCAGCAGCTGGCGGTTCTGGCCACCGATGCGGGGGGTCGTCCCTATACCAGCCTCGTTGCCTTTGCGGCGACCGATGATCTCAAAACACTCGTCTTCGCCACGCTCCGGGAGACCCGCAAGTTTTCAAACATCACGCATAACCCTCATGTTTCCCTCCTGATCGACAGCCGATCCAACCAGGTGACGGATTTCCAGGACGCCGTCGCCCTCACGGCCTTGGGGACCGGCGAGGAGGTCTCCGGCGAAGCCAGGGACACCCTGCTTTCCCTGTACCTGGCGCGGCACGCCCATCTGTCGACCTTTGTAAGAACCCCGTCCTGCGCTCTCGTGGCGGTCGCCGTTCGCGAGTACTGCCTGGTGAGCCGATTCCAGAATGTCGACGTATGGAAGATGTCACAGTGA
- a CDS encoding sensor histidine kinase: MKPSYYKSIQNKILISMILVPVVSFALSLLLGSYYLTNSLQRSTIASLQRIVSDHRHMIESFLTERAHDLQFILNTYSYDDLSQADHLGRVFKNLQEQSGAFVDLGVFDQDGNHVAYNGPYELKWKNYGSEKWFQRAMGDGIYISDIFLGYRQVPHFIIAVSKSDGGRRWTVRATIDTQFFTQLVERVRIGKTGEAYLLNSDGVLQTRQRSGRDLMENPLDQVEYPGDLDNIHTYLAKDITGEDFLYATTWLKDKEWLLVVRQEKAESLRSLMAATYGIILISIIALSAIVVVAFYITGRIIQRMKEMDTEKESLNQQLIRAQRLAELGEMAAGFAHEINNPLQIIRSEQALIEMNFQDLKASGALEPSEALTELDDSMEQIKLQIDRCAGITQAILKFGRQGEPRMQNVDLTVFIPQVTDMVAKKASVNGIEIIQEIAEDTPPVHGDPGQLQQVLLNLFNNAMDAVIHRHGASGGQLAIRTSAAEGRHTRIVVGDNGCGIDADNIKKIFSPFFTTKPPGKGTGLGLSVCYGIINTMGGTMEVESSPGSGSTFTILLPSASI, encoded by the coding sequence ATGAAACCGAGCTATTATAAATCGATACAGAACAAGATCCTGATCAGTATGATCCTGGTCCCGGTCGTTTCGTTTGCCCTGAGCCTCCTGCTGGGATCCTATTATTTGACGAACTCTCTGCAGCGCTCCACCATCGCAAGTCTTCAACGGATTGTTTCCGATCATCGCCATATGATCGAATCCTTTCTCACTGAGCGTGCCCACGACCTGCAATTCATCCTCAATACCTATTCCTATGATGACCTGAGCCAGGCGGATCATCTCGGCCGGGTGTTCAAAAACCTCCAGGAACAATCAGGGGCGTTCGTGGACCTGGGGGTGTTTGACCAGGACGGCAACCACGTGGCCTACAACGGGCCCTACGAGCTGAAATGGAAGAACTACGGTTCGGAGAAATGGTTTCAGCGGGCCATGGGGGATGGGATCTACATCAGCGATATCTTTCTGGGGTACCGTCAGGTGCCGCACTTCATCATCGCCGTCAGCAAAAGTGACGGTGGTCGCAGGTGGACCGTCCGCGCCACCATCGACACCCAGTTTTTCACGCAGTTGGTGGAAAGGGTCCGTATCGGCAAGACCGGTGAGGCGTATCTCCTCAATTCCGACGGGGTCCTGCAGACCCGGCAGCGCTCCGGCAGGGATCTGATGGAGAATCCCCTGGACCAGGTCGAATACCCCGGTGATCTCGACAACATTCATACGTACCTCGCGAAGGATATTACCGGAGAAGACTTTCTGTATGCCACCACCTGGCTGAAAGACAAGGAGTGGCTGCTGGTCGTCCGTCAGGAAAAAGCGGAATCCCTCCGGTCACTGATGGCCGCAACCTACGGCATCATTCTGATTTCGATCATCGCGCTTTCGGCCATCGTTGTCGTGGCGTTTTATATCACCGGCCGGATCATCCAGCGGATGAAGGAGATGGACACGGAAAAAGAGAGCCTCAACCAGCAATTGATCAGGGCGCAGCGATTGGCGGAGCTTGGAGAGATGGCGGCTGGGTTTGCCCACGAGATCAACAACCCGCTGCAGATCATTCGAAGCGAACAGGCCTTGATCGAGATGAATTTTCAGGATCTCAAGGCGAGCGGTGCGCTTGAGCCGTCGGAAGCCTTGACGGAGCTCGATGATTCCATGGAGCAGATCAAACTCCAGATCGATCGGTGCGCCGGCATCACCCAAGCCATTCTCAAATTCGGCCGCCAGGGCGAACCCCGTATGCAGAACGTGGACCTCACCGTCTTCATTCCCCAGGTCACGGACATGGTGGCCAAAAAAGCGAGCGTCAACGGCATTGAAATCATCCAGGAGATTGCCGAAGACACCCCTCCGGTCCACGGGGACCCGGGGCAGCTTCAGCAGGTTCTGCTCAATCTCTTCAACAATGCCATGGATGCGGTCATTCATCGGCACGGCGCATCCGGAGGACAGCTCGCGATCCGGACATCGGCTGCCGAAGGCCGGCATACCCGAATCGTTGTCGGGGATAACGGGTGCGGGATCGACGCCGATAACATCAAAAAGATATTCAGCCCGTTTTTCACGACCAAGCCGCCGGGGAAGGGCACCGGTCTGGGTCTGTCGGTTTGCTACGGCATCATCAATACCATGGGCGGAACCATGGAGGTTGAGAGCAGTCCGGGTTCCGGCTCGACCTTTACCATCCTTCTGCCTTCGGCGTCGATTTAG
- a CDS encoding YIP1 family protein: MENPTGAQRFSLRFYLRTLSQLLGSPRRFFEELPENMGMRLPFWFLLVSSIIFTAAGLMNAAVGPWVAATIFMANAVGMVFVTSGLGYMTAMLTLGRRHSYVRFFTIYAFAAGVTLPASWMPYFLFITEPWKWWLIFTGLTRWLRLTWQQALMVIGLSIGLIILLFWTLLPVISKP; the protein is encoded by the coding sequence ATGGAAAACCCAACAGGGGCCCAGCGATTTTCGCTGCGTTTTTATCTGCGCACGCTGTCACAGCTTCTGGGAAGCCCCCGGCGATTTTTCGAGGAACTGCCGGAGAATATGGGGATGCGGCTTCCCTTCTGGTTTCTTCTGGTCTCCAGCATCATCTTCACGGCGGCCGGCCTCATGAACGCGGCGGTGGGCCCCTGGGTCGCAGCAACCATTTTCATGGCCAATGCCGTGGGCATGGTGTTCGTCACTTCGGGCCTGGGTTACATGACGGCCATGCTGACCCTCGGCCGAAGGCATTCCTATGTCCGGTTTTTTACGATATACGCCTTTGCGGCCGGGGTGACCCTGCCCGCCTCCTGGATGCCCTACTTCCTCTTCATCACCGAGCCCTGGAAATGGTGGCTGATCTTCACGGGATTGACCCGGTGGCTTCGGTTGACCTGGCAACAGGCCCTGATGGTGATCGGACTTTCCATCGGTCTTATCATTCTCCTTTTCTGGACGCTGCTTCCCGTCATTTCGAAACCCTAG
- a CDS encoding SLC13 family permease, producing the protein MSAAKKKKVTGYDKYVDWKFFIVPVVLFFLILVLPTPYGMKDVGTEYKVGPGAVINLITQDLFGKSSSDAEQWQLVAAQMMEQNLRMGALTKNRFMKRDYKWVRKNNIQSSEANFNRASEWIEGNVTDERFAALMKSAMDLRRDGLKYENLTGREKEAADKGAWHIKVAIAMGAFVVLCFLTECIPLPGVSFCIGLILVFCGVVGREEVAMLYWSDACWFIMGSLMFAAAFVKTGVDKRVCMMMFKRLAVPNIRAITLIFIVIIAPLAAFISDHALAAMFLPIGMLLYQNSLTKEIPEDPELGKMIMIAIAMACNVGGPGAPSGGARNVIMMTYLTDMFGVDIGYFQWVTYCFPFVIVMIPITWIIVNWRFKPRITSLAPAMENLQREIGKMGAWNRSQKIALVIFVVMVFGWFTEKEFYSLGIYPVRLGIGVIAVAGAVAYLLTGIVNWRDYQEKVDWGVVWLYAGAIIFGRTLDETGAAYWLARSVIEVLAPLGMDSGLPLMATSNALTAVITNLMADGPAAAAVGPITLNMAGLVHPGTTYLPFMAMATAIASSFAYCLIIGTPPNAIVYASGYLEPKDFLRAGIPVFFASNILLLLMTALYWTWRGFGGMPAY; encoded by the coding sequence ATGTCGGCTGCAAAAAAGAAAAAGGTCACCGGTTACGATAAATATGTGGACTGGAAGTTTTTCATCGTTCCGGTCGTACTTTTTTTCCTGATCCTCGTTCTGCCGACGCCTTACGGCATGAAGGACGTGGGAACGGAATACAAGGTGGGGCCCGGGGCGGTGATCAACCTTATCACCCAGGACCTCTTCGGGAAATCGAGTTCGGACGCGGAGCAGTGGCAGTTGGTGGCGGCCCAGATGATGGAGCAGAATCTCCGTATGGGCGCGTTGACCAAAAACCGGTTCATGAAACGCGACTACAAATGGGTCCGTAAAAACAATATTCAATCGAGCGAGGCCAACTTTAACCGGGCCAGTGAATGGATCGAGGGGAACGTCACCGACGAGCGTTTTGCCGCATTGATGAAAAGCGCCATGGATCTCCGCCGGGACGGGCTCAAGTACGAGAATCTCACCGGGAGGGAAAAAGAGGCGGCGGATAAGGGGGCCTGGCACATCAAGGTGGCCATCGCCATGGGCGCTTTCGTGGTGCTCTGTTTTCTCACCGAATGCATCCCGCTTCCCGGGGTCTCCTTCTGCATCGGCCTGATCCTCGTCTTCTGCGGTGTCGTGGGTCGGGAAGAGGTGGCCATGCTCTATTGGAGCGACGCCTGCTGGTTTATCATGGGCAGCCTGATGTTCGCGGCGGCCTTCGTCAAGACCGGCGTGGACAAGCGGGTCTGCATGATGATGTTCAAACGCCTCGCCGTGCCCAACATCCGGGCCATCACCCTGATCTTCATCGTCATTATCGCACCCCTGGCGGCTTTTATCTCCGATCATGCCCTGGCGGCCATGTTTCTACCCATCGGCATGCTCCTTTACCAGAACAGTCTCACCAAGGAAATTCCGGAAGATCCCGAACTGGGGAAGATGATCATGATCGCCATCGCCATGGCCTGCAACGTCGGCGGGCCGGGAGCGCCTTCGGGCGGTGCGCGGAACGTGATCATGATGACCTACCTCACCGACATGTTCGGGGTGGACATCGGCTATTTCCAGTGGGTCACCTATTGCTTTCCCTTTGTCATCGTCATGATTCCCATCACCTGGATCATCGTCAACTGGCGGTTCAAGCCCCGCATCACCTCCCTGGCTCCGGCCATGGAAAATCTGCAGCGGGAGATCGGGAAAATGGGCGCATGGAACCGTTCCCAGAAAATCGCCCTGGTGATCTTCGTTGTCATGGTCTTCGGGTGGTTCACTGAAAAGGAGTTTTACTCACTGGGGATCTATCCGGTGCGCCTGGGCATCGGGGTCATTGCCGTGGCCGGCGCCGTCGCCTATCTGCTCACCGGCATCGTCAACTGGCGTGACTACCAGGAGAAGGTGGACTGGGGCGTGGTCTGGCTCTATGCCGGCGCCATCATCTTCGGCCGAACCCTGGACGAGACCGGCGCGGCCTACTGGCTGGCCCGATCGGTCATCGAGGTTCTGGCGCCGCTGGGAATGGACTCGGGGCTGCCCCTCATGGCCACCTCCAACGCGCTTACGGCCGTCATCACGAACCTGATGGCGGACGGTCCGGCAGCTGCCGCCGTAGGCCCCATCACCCTCAATATGGCAGGTCTGGTCCATCCGGGGACGACCTATCTGCCCTTCATGGCCATGGCCACGGCCATTGCCTCGTCCTTTGCGTACTGTCTGATCATCGGCACGCCGCCCAACGCCATTGTCTACGCCAGCGGATATCTGGAGCCCAAGGACTTCCTTCGGGCCGGCATACCGGTCTTTTTCGCCTCCAATATCCTTCTCCTGCTCATGACGGCGCTGTACTGGACCTGGCGGGGGTTTGGGGGGATGCCCGCCTACTGA
- a CDS encoding 2-oxoacid:acceptor oxidoreductase family protein has protein sequence MEEIRFHGRGGQGTVVASIILAKAFFKAGYYVQTFPVFGVERRGAPVEAYLRLDHRKIRIRSNIYTPDHVLVQDVKLLESVDITRGLKPGGWILLNTAEPTAAGAFNGFRTATVDAARIATTHHLGTRTHPIINTAMIGAFARILGMPPMDAVEEAIRQEIPIKQEENIAAAKQAYAEVRFSNTTTEAGNKDDV, from the coding sequence ATGGAAGAAATACGGTTTCACGGCCGCGGCGGGCAGGGGACGGTGGTGGCGTCCATCATCCTGGCCAAGGCCTTTTTCAAAGCGGGATATTATGTTCAGACCTTCCCGGTATTCGGCGTCGAGCGCCGAGGAGCGCCGGTTGAGGCCTATCTTCGTCTCGATCACCGGAAGATTCGGATTCGAAGCAACATCTACACCCCGGACCATGTTCTGGTTCAGGACGTGAAGCTTCTGGAGAGCGTCGACATCACGCGCGGACTCAAGCCCGGGGGATGGATACTGCTCAACACAGCCGAACCGACGGCCGCCGGAGCCTTCAACGGTTTTCGGACGGCGACCGTTGACGCAGCACGGATCGCCACGACCCATCACCTGGGCACGAGAACCCACCCCATCATCAACACGGCCATGATCGGCGCATTCGCCAGGATCCTCGGGATGCCCCCCATGGACGCCGTTGAAGAGGCGATCCGACAGGAGATTCCCATCAAGCAGGAGGAAAATATCGCCGCCGCCAAACAGGCCTACGCGGAGGTCCGTTTTTCAAACACCACAACGGAGGCAGGGAATAAAGATGACGTATGA
- a CDS encoding type III PLP-dependent enzyme: protein MNTFKLSSVDMDARYRELTAAHGSPLFLLDCDVARRQYRSLRQALPEVDLYYAVKALPHPDLLSVLHEEGAGFDIASTGEIEVLRQIHVAPRRTIHTHPVKRDRDIRDALRYGCTTFVVDNPDELLKFIPYRNRVGILLRVSFRSPSALVDLSRKFGCSADQVPSILQLAERAGIHIKGLSFHVGSQCTDTRQQVQAIETCNVLIRRHHDVATMPLSILDIGGGFPVSYEDREVDIAAYCAPIREALSQLPAHVRVIAEPGRFICAPAARTVTTVVGRADRQGMKWYYLDDGVYGSFSGQIFDHVRYHLEIFAEDGPVYPSVFAGPTCDSIDVIAEDIPLPNLPLGTIVVGHMMGAYTAATATEFNSLKKARVLVLNRENRFGTVCPVPEHFISTLGMRGIKGRRMVQ, encoded by the coding sequence ATGAATACCTTTAAGCTGTCTTCCGTCGATATGGACGCTCGCTACCGCGAGCTGACTGCCGCCCATGGGTCGCCGTTGTTTCTTCTGGATTGCGACGTTGCACGTCGGCAATACCGCTCGCTGAGACAGGCGCTTCCCGAGGTGGACCTTTACTACGCCGTCAAGGCCCTGCCCCATCCCGACCTCCTGTCGGTGCTTCATGAAGAGGGGGCGGGGTTCGACATCGCCAGCACCGGCGAAATCGAGGTACTGCGACAAATCCATGTCGCCCCGCGGCGGACGATCCATACCCATCCCGTCAAACGGGATCGGGATATCCGGGATGCCCTCCGGTACGGCTGCACCACCTTCGTGGTCGACAACCCTGACGAACTCCTGAAATTCATTCCTTACCGCAATCGGGTGGGAATCCTTCTCAGGGTCAGTTTCCGGAGTCCGTCGGCTCTGGTGGACCTGTCCAGGAAGTTCGGGTGTTCCGCGGATCAGGTCCCGTCCATACTCCAGCTGGCGGAGCGGGCCGGCATCCACATCAAGGGTCTCTCCTTCCACGTGGGGTCCCAATGCACCGACACCCGGCAGCAGGTTCAGGCCATCGAAACCTGTAACGTGCTGATACGCCGGCACCACGATGTCGCGACCATGCCCCTCAGCATCCTGGACATCGGCGGCGGATTTCCGGTTTCCTATGAGGACCGGGAGGTCGACATCGCCGCCTACTGCGCCCCTATCCGTGAGGCCTTGTCTCAGCTGCCGGCCCACGTGAGGGTCATTGCCGAACCGGGGCGCTTCATCTGTGCCCCCGCGGCCCGAACCGTCACCACCGTAGTGGGCCGCGCCGACCGGCAGGGAATGAAATGGTACTATCTGGACGACGGCGTCTACGGTTCCTTCAGCGGACAGATATTCGACCATGTCCGCTATCATCTGGAAATTTTCGCCGAGGACGGCCCGGTCTATCCCAGCGTCTTCGCCGGCCCGACCTGCGACAGCATCGATGTGATCGCCGAGGACATTCCTCTGCCGAACCTTCCCCTGGGCACCATCGTCGTGGGTCACATGATGGGAGCCTATACGGCGGCGACCGCCACCGAATTCAACTCTCTCAAAAAGGCCAGGGTATTGGTCCTGAACCGGGAAAACAGATTCGGCACGGTCTGCCCCGTGCCGGAACACTTCATCAGCACCCTTGGCATGCGGGGGATAAAAGGACGACGCATGGTTCAGTAA
- a CDS encoding L-fuculose-phosphate aldolase — MAQERMLMEKERALVVEFGMRMVQSGLTTGTGGNLSVFRRESGLLAVSPSGIAYDRLSPGDVVVLTLDGEVVDGTRTPTSELSFHQALYRVRSEVGAVVHTHSPYATTMACLGWEIPPVHYLVGFSGKKVPLAPYATFGTERLAAGVAGAIGDYNALLLANHGLVTVGVDLPSAFAAAEEIEFVARIYYQARTVGTPQILSDAEMARVIEKFRTYGQKKA, encoded by the coding sequence ATGGCCCAAGAGCGAATGCTGATGGAAAAGGAAAGAGCCCTGGTGGTCGAGTTCGGGATGCGGATGGTCCAATCCGGCCTGACCACGGGCACCGGCGGAAACCTGAGCGTTTTCAGGCGGGAATCGGGACTGCTTGCGGTGTCGCCCAGCGGCATTGCCTACGACCGGCTTTCACCCGGGGACGTGGTCGTACTGACCCTTGACGGAGAGGTCGTCGACGGCACGCGAACGCCCACCAGCGAACTCAGCTTTCACCAGGCCCTCTATCGTGTTCGGTCTGAAGTCGGCGCCGTTGTCCATACCCATTCCCCCTACGCCACCACCATGGCCTGCCTGGGATGGGAGATTCCGCCGGTCCATTATCTGGTGGGATTCTCCGGAAAGAAAGTTCCGTTGGCCCCTTATGCGACATTTGGGACGGAGCGTCTGGCGGCCGGCGTCGCGGGCGCCATCGGCGACTACAACGCCCTTCTGTTGGCCAATCACGGGTTGGTGACCGTCGGGGTCGATCTGCCTTCGGCGTTTGCCGCAGCGGAGGAGATCGAATTCGTGGCCCGGATCTACTACCAGGCCCGCACCGTGGGGACGCCACAGATCCTGTCCGATGCGGAAATGGCGCGTGTTATCGAAAAATTCAGGACCTACGGACAGAAAAAGGCCTGA
- a CDS encoding response regulator: protein MSEKIKVLMVDDEAKFRETTSKILRKRGLDTTMAATGEEAVDILTKEPMDVVVLDIRMPGMDGHEALARIKEIRSDTQVIMLTGHGGVESAKASLEKGAFDYLSKPCDIDLLVSKINDAHRAIHDTEAWATEKKAGEVMIRVEEYTTIQGDQSVREAIEHLMRSFEGLIASGSVMETGHRSILVFDRDGDIEGILSIQDLIGAVRPAYLSAPKPSMADAMQYSAMFWTGLFTSQAKKLADVMVSDIMSATPPSVDENANLMELADIMYSRNARRVVVTNAKGRVIGVVREQELFFEMAKIILK, encoded by the coding sequence ATGTCTGAGAAAATCAAGGTGCTGATGGTCGACGACGAAGCCAAGTTTCGTGAGACCACTTCGAAAATCCTACGTAAACGAGGTCTGGACACCACGATGGCCGCAACGGGAGAAGAGGCCGTCGACATTCTGACAAAGGAGCCGATGGACGTGGTCGTGCTCGACATCAGGATGCCGGGTATGGACGGCCACGAGGCCCTGGCCAGAATCAAGGAAATCCGTTCAGACACACAGGTGATCATGCTCACCGGGCACGGCGGCGTGGAATCCGCCAAGGCTTCCCTTGAAAAAGGGGCCTTCGACTATCTGAGCAAACCGTGCGACATCGACCTTTTGGTCTCTAAAATCAATGACGCTCACAGGGCTATCCACGACACCGAAGCGTGGGCCACTGAAAAAAAAGCCGGCGAGGTCATGATCCGCGTGGAGGAGTACACCACGATTCAGGGGGATCAGAGCGTCAGGGAAGCCATCGAACACCTGATGCGATCGTTCGAGGGTCTTATCGCCAGCGGATCCGTCATGGAAACCGGACACCGGTCGATTCTGGTGTTCGACCGTGACGGGGATATCGAGGGCATCTTGAGCATCCAGGATCTGATCGGGGCTGTTCGGCCCGCCTATCTTTCCGCACCAAAGCCGTCCATGGCCGATGCCATGCAGTATTCAGCCATGTTCTGGACAGGGCTCTTTACCAGCCAGGCAAAAAAACTGGCTGACGTCATGGTTTCCGACATCATGTCCGCCACGCCGCCGAGCGTGGACGAGAACGCCAACCTCATGGAACTTGCGGATATCATGTACAGCCGCAATGCCAGGCGGGTCGTGGTCACCAACGCCAAGGGGCGGGTGATCGGGGTTGTCCGGGAACAGGAGCTTTTCTTTGAGATGGCGAAGATCATCCTCAAGTGA
- the speE gene encoding polyamine aminopropyltransferase, whose product MRNFSETLYDAYAQEFRVDELLHEVKTDHQHLVIFKNVIFGRVMALDGIVQTTEKDEFIYHEMMSHVPILAHGNVESVLIVGGGDGGMLREVCRHDTVRRVTQVEIDQAVIDMCRRYLPGHSAGAYDDPRAEIVIDDGIHFVRETQQRFDVIISDSTDPIGPGEALFTESFYAACRKCLNPGGILVTQNGVAFHQMDEIRQTGEHLESLFGDWHFYTAAVPSYVGGAMYFAWATDEPRHRRTDIATLRERYRKSGITTRYYNPEIHFSAFALPQYVLEAVGKSDNEYL is encoded by the coding sequence ATGCGTAATTTTTCAGAAACCCTTTATGACGCTTACGCCCAGGAGTTTCGAGTGGATGAGCTGCTGCACGAGGTCAAAACCGACCATCAGCATCTTGTCATTTTCAAGAATGTCATCTTCGGGCGGGTCATGGCCCTGGACGGCATTGTCCAGACCACGGAAAAGGATGAATTCATTTATCATGAAATGATGTCGCACGTGCCGATTCTCGCCCATGGAAACGTCGAGAGCGTCCTGATCGTGGGCGGGGGAGACGGCGGCATGCTGAGGGAAGTCTGCCGGCACGATACGGTTCGTCGCGTCACCCAGGTGGAAATCGACCAGGCCGTCATCGACATGTGCCGAAGGTATCTTCCCGGCCACAGCGCCGGCGCTTACGACGACCCCAGGGCCGAGATCGTCATCGACGACGGCATTCATTTCGTTCGGGAGACCCAACAGAGATTCGACGTCATCATTTCGGACAGCACCGATCCCATCGGACCGGGCGAAGCGCTCTTCACGGAATCCTTCTATGCCGCATGCAGAAAATGTCTCAATCCCGGCGGCATCCTGGTTACCCAGAACGGCGTCGCCTTTCACCAGATGGATGAAATCCGTCAGACCGGGGAACACCTCGAGTCCCTGTTCGGCGACTGGCATTTCTATACCGCCGCCGTTCCCTCATATGTGGGCGGCGCGATGTATTTCGCCTGGGCGACGGACGAACCGCGTCACCGGCGCACTGACATCGCCACCCTGAGAGAGCGTTACCGGAAAAGCGGAATTACGACCCGTTACTACAATCCGGAAATTCATTTTTCGGCTTTCGCACTGCCCCAATACGTGCTGGAAGCCGTTGGAAAGAGCGATAATGAATACCTTTAA
- a CDS encoding cereblon family protein: MACSPERVMAVPGGIETAGFHRIEAFRMDRPRIGTFKGLPMRETDGAVEEGEGWLRCIHCGGRIAKAADQISVNGRFAHVFNNPSGYVYEIGCFAAAEGCVNAGAPTPAFTWFAGFSWCLALCGNCRGHMGWHFRSDKSGSFYGLILVNLTRDSRGG, from the coding sequence ATGGCCTGTTCGCCTGAAAGGGTTATGGCGGTCCCCGGCGGGATCGAAACCGCCGGGTTTCACCGGATTGAAGCCTTCAGGATGGACAGGCCCCGCATCGGAACATTCAAGGGCCTTCCGATGCGGGAGACCGACGGCGCGGTGGAAGAGGGCGAGGGATGGCTGCGATGCATCCACTGCGGCGGCAGGATCGCAAAGGCTGCCGACCAGATCAGCGTCAATGGTCGTTTTGCCCACGTCTTCAACAATCCCTCCGGTTATGTATATGAAATCGGTTGCTTCGCGGCCGCTGAAGGGTGCGTTAACGCAGGCGCGCCCACCCCGGCGTTTACCTGGTTTGCCGGTTTTTCCTGGTGCCTCGCTTTGTGCGGGAACTGCCGCGGTCACATGGGCTGGCATTTCAGATCCGATAAGAGCGGAAGTTTTTACGGCCTCATTCTGGTGAATCTGACGAGAGATTCCCGAGGCGGTTGA
- the speD gene encoding adenosylmethionine decarboxylase, protein MIKEALVGRDVVHPFKQTATKKHWPEHHNLLSDETPQDHFIKRDDVVFAGIHLIIDLWGAKHLDDLERMEKALRDCVDKAQATLLHIHLHHFTPNGGISGVAVLAESHISVHTWPERDYAAFDVFMCGNSQPAEAIPVLSKAFYPKKIIVSENLRGVLDHA, encoded by the coding sequence ATGATTAAAGAAGCTCTTGTCGGTCGCGACGTCGTTCATCCTTTTAAACAAACCGCTACGAAGAAACACTGGCCTGAACATCACAATCTTCTCTCCGACGAAACACCCCAGGATCACTTTATCAAAAGAGATGATGTCGTTTTCGCCGGCATACATCTGATCATCGATCTTTGGGGCGCGAAGCACCTGGACGATCTGGAACGGATGGAGAAAGCGTTGCGGGACTGCGTCGATAAAGCCCAGGCGACGCTGCTGCACATTCATCTTCACCATTTTACGCCCAACGGGGGGATCTCGGGGGTGGCCGTTCTGGCGGAATCGCATATCAGCGTTCACACCTGGCCTGAGCGCGACTATGCCGCTTTCGACGTGTTCATGTGTGGGAACTCCCAGCCGGCAGAGGCCATTCCAGTGCTGAGCAAAGCGTTCTATCCCAAGAAAATCATCGTCAGCGAAAATCTTCGAGGGGTACTTGATCATGCGTAA
- a CDS encoding response regulator encodes MEQMKMMLVDDEERFLTTTQKLLNKKGYDVQIASSGQEALEILERKIIHVVILDVKMPGMDGIETLKQIKSRFPLVEVIMLTGHATVESAVDGLKSGATDYLMKPTGLEELIRKAEEAFEKWKRMEEKIRLATSKKYMKSPREILKESEPE; translated from the coding sequence ATGGAGCAAATGAAAATGATGTTGGTGGACGACGAGGAGCGTTTTCTAACGACGACCCAGAAATTGTTGAACAAGAAAGGCTATGATGTCCAGATCGCGTCGAGTGGCCAGGAAGCCTTGGAGATATTGGAAAGGAAGATCATCCACGTGGTCATTCTCGATGTCAAGATGCCGGGAATGGACGGCATCGAGACCCTCAAACAGATCAAGTCCCGCTTCCCCCTGGTGGAGGTGATCATGCTCACCGGGCACGCTACCGTGGAGTCGGCCGTCGACGGCCTCAAGTCGGGGGCCACCGATTATCTCATGAAGCCCACCGGTCTTGAGGAACTGATCCGGAAGGCGGAAGAGGCCTTTGAAAAATGGAAGCGCATGGAGGAGAAGATTCGGCTGGCCACCAGCAAAAAATACATGAAATCGCCTCGGGAGATCCTCAAGGAATCCGAGCCGGAATAA